One window from the genome of Musa acuminata AAA Group cultivar baxijiao chromosome BXJ1-4, Cavendish_Baxijiao_AAA, whole genome shotgun sequence encodes:
- the LOC135661181 gene encoding beta-galactosidase 6-like, whose amino-acid sequence MVAGAAAAAMDAAYPKLSPFLVIFLCFLCGCSHLCAAATVTYDHRALVIDGTRRVLISGSIHYPRSTPEMWPDLIEKSKNGGLDVVETYVFWNLHEPVQGQYDFEGRKDLVRFVKTVAEAGLYVHLRIGPYVCAEWNYGGFPLWLHFIPGIKFRTDNEPFKREMQRFTTKIVEMMKQEKLYASQGGPIILSQIENEYGNIESSYGAAAKTYINWSASMATSLDTGVPWVMCQQADAPDPIINTCNGFYCDQFTPNSNKKPKMWTENWTGWFLSFGGGVPYRPVEDLAFAVARFFQRGGTFQNYYMYHGGTNFGRTTGGPFIATSYDYDAPIDEYGILRQPKWGHLRDLHKVIKLCEGALVATDPTYTSLGQNLEAHVYKTASGSCAAFLANVGTQSDATVTFNGKTYNLPAWSVSILPDCQNVVFNTAQINSQSTLLETKYVKTYSQASDQPINSSEISESSWTFIKEPVGITKSSAFTKVGLLEQINTTADASDYLWYSTSIDINGNEPFLFNGTQTTLHVESLGHVLHAFVNGQLSGSGMGNSDNAKVTLDKSIMLAPGKNKIDLLSVTVGLQNYGAFFDLWGAGITGPVMLKGQKSTTDLSSNDWTYQIGLKGEELGIYEESGDSSIWISQSALPKNQPLVWYKGYFDAPEGNDPVAIDFTGMGKGEAWVNGQSIGRYWPAYVSPQTGCTTSCNYRGAFSSNKCLKNCGKPSQRLYHVPRSLIQSGKNRLVLFEEMSGDPTQISFATRQTVSLCGHVSESHPALLDAQSTAPSNVPMLRLECPYPNQMISSIKFASFGTPHGTCGSYDHGKCSSDDALAVVQQACIGVKSCDVEVSIKLFGDPCRNVIKSLAVEAACS is encoded by the exons atggtaGCAGGAGCAGCCGCTGCTGCGATGGATGCAGCTTACCCGAAGCTCTCTCCGTTTCTTGTGATCTTCTTATGCTTTCTCTGTGGCTGCTCTCACCTCTGTGCCGCGGCCACGGTGACGTACGACCACAGGGCGCTGGTGATAGATGGCACCCGAAGGGTCCTCATCTCCGGCTCCATCCACTATCCCCGCAGCACTCCCGAG ATGTGGCCGGACctcatcgagaagtccaagaacgGTGGTCTTGACGTCGTTGAGACCTACGTCTTCTGGAACCTCCACGAGCCCGTCCAGGGCCAG TATGATTTTGAAGGAAGGAAGGATTTGGTGAGGTTCGTGAAGACAGTGGCAGAGGCCGGCCTCTATGTTCACCTCCGGATCGGCCCTTACGTCTGCGCCGAATGGAACTATGG GGGATTTCCTCTCTGGTTGCATTTCATACCTGGGATCAAGTTTAGGACTGACAACGAACCCTTCAAG AGAGAGATGCAACGGTTTACGACAAAGATTGTGGAAATGATGAAGCAGGAAAAACTTTATGCATCCCAAGGTGGACCCATCATCTTGTCTCAG ATCGAAAATGAGTATGGGAACATCGAATCTTCTTATGGTGCTGCAGCAAAGACTTACATCAATTGGTCGGCATCAATGGCAACCTCTCTAGACACAGGTGTACCATGGGTGATGTGCCAACAAGCTGATGCACCTGACCCCATT ATCAACACTTGCAATGGCTTTTACTGTGATCAGTTTACTCCAAACTCTAACAAGAAACCAAAAATGTGGACAGAAAATTGGACTGGATG GTTTCTTTCCTTTGGTGGTGGAGTGCCATACAGACCAGTTGAAGACCTTGCATTTGCTGTAGCCCGATTCTTCCAACGTGGTGGCACCTTCCAGAACTACTACATG TATCACGGTGGGACCAACTTTGGCCGCACTACAGGTGGACCATTTATTGCTACCAGCTATGATTATGATGCTCCAATCGATGAGTATG GAATTCTTAGGCAACCTAAGTGGGGCCACCTAAGAGACTTGCATAAAGTCATAAAGCTTTGTGAAGGAGCATTGGTAGCAACTGATCCAACCTACACTTCTCTTGGTCAGAATCTGGAG GCCCATGTTTATAAGACAGCGTCAGGGAGCTGTGCAGCATTTCTTGCCAATGTAGGCACCCAGTCTGATGCTACTGTTACTTTTAATGGTAAAACATATAATTTACCTGCATGGTCGGTGAGCATCCTTCCTGACTGCCAAAATGTTGTATTCAATACTGCACAG ATAAATTCCCAATCCACTCTTTTGGAGACaaaatatgtaaaaacatacagtCAGGCCTCAGATCAACCCATAAATTCCTCTGAAATATCTGAGTCATCATGGACTTTTATCAAAGAACCTGTGGGTATCACAAAGAGCAGTGCTTTCACAAAAGTAGGATTGCTTGAACAGATAAATACTACTGCTGATGCCAGTGACTACCTTTGGTATTCAACAAG CATTGATATTAATGGAAATGAACCATTTCTTTTCAATGGAACTCAGACTACTTTGCACGTAGAATCTCTTGGTCATGTCCTCCATGCTTTTGTCAATGGACAATTATCAG GCAGTGGGATGGGCAATAGTGACAATGCAAAAGTCACATTGGACAAGTCTATCATGCTTGCACCAGGAAAGAACAAAATCGATCTTTTAAGTGTCACAGTTGGCCTTCAG AACTATGGTGCATTCTTCGATCTATGGGGTGCTGGAATCACTGGTCCTGTGATGCTGAAGGGCCAAAAAAGCACGACAGATCTATCTTCAAATGACTGGACATATCAG ATTGGCCTTAAAGGTGAAGAGTTGGGCATATATGAAGAGTCAGGGGATTCATCAATATGGATTTCACAATCTGCTTTGCCAAAGAATCAGCCTTTGGTATGGTACAAG GGCTACTTTGATGCACCTGAGGGCAACGATCCGGTTGCAATAGACTTTACTGGAATGGGGAAGGGTGAGGCATGGGTGAATGGACAGAGCATCGGGCGCTATTGGCCAGCTTATGTTTCTCCGCAGACTGGCTGTACCACTTCATGCAACTACAGAGGAGCATTTAGTTCAAATAAGTGCCTAAAGAACTGTGGCAAACCGTCTCAGAGACT GTATCATGTTCCTCGGTCACTGATCCAATCTGGCAAAAATAGACTGGTTCTTTTTGAGGAAATGAGTGGAGATCCGACTCAGATATCTTTTGCTACGAGGCAGACCGTAAGCTTATGTGGACATGTATCGGAGTCCCATCCAGCGCTCTTAGATGCTCAGAGCACTGCACCGAGTAATGTGCCAATGCTCCGTCTAGAGTGCCCATATCCAAATCAGAtgatttcttcaataaagtttgcaAGCTTTGGAACTCCACATGGCACCTGTGGAAGCTACGACCACGGCAAATGCAGCAGCGACGATGCTCTTGCTGTCGTGCAGCAG GCATGCATTGGTGTCAAGAGCTGCGACGTCGAGGTCTCAATCAAGTTGTTTGGCGATCCATGTAGAAATGTTATCAAGAGCCTTGCAGTTGAAGCTGCATGTTCTTAA
- the LOC135661197 gene encoding phosphoenolpyruvate carboxykinase (ATP) 1-like: protein MAENGDFRFGNSVKAVVMPNGLPKIHTHGGGAGAENGICHDDSAPPVKAQTIDELHSLQKKRSAPTTPIKDGLQQQQQGNAAFATISEEERHKVQLQSISASLASLTRETGPKVVKGDPARKLDAPKVTAEHHHYITPTISISDSALKFTHVLYNLSPAELYEQAIKYEKGSFITSTGALATLSGAKTGRSPRDKRVVKDETIAEELWWGKGSPNIEMDEHTFLVNRERAVDYLNSLDKVFVNDQFLNWDPEHRIKVRIVSARAYHSLFMHNMCIRPTPEELENFGTPDFTIYNAGQFPCNRYTHYMTSSTSIDLNLARREMVILGTQYAGEMKKGLFSVMHYLMPKRQILSLHSGCNMGKDGDVALFFGLSGTGKTTLSTDHNRLLIGDDEHCWSENGISNIEGGCYAKCIDLSKEKEPDIWNAIKFGTVLENVVFDEHTQEVDYTDKSVTENTRASYPIEYIPNAKIPCVGPQPKNVILLACDAFGVLPPVSKLSLPQTMYHFISGYTALVAGTEDGIKEPQATFSACFGAAFIMLHPTKYAAMLAEKMQKHGATGWLVNTGWSGGRYGVGNRIKLGYTRKIIDAIHSGSLLKANYKRTQVFGLEIPTEIEGVPSGILDPINTWGDKEGYKETLLKLGSLFKKNFEVFANYKIGQDGKLTEEILAAGPNF from the exons ATGGCGGAGAACGGCGACTTCCGCTTCGGAAACAGCGTGAAGGCAGTGGTGATGCCGAACGGGCTGCCGAAGATCCATACCCACGGCGGCGGCGCCGGCGCGGAGAACGGCATCTGCCACGACGACAGCGCGCCGCCGGTGAAGGCGCAGACAATCGACGAGCTGCACTCCCTGCAGAAGAAGCGCTCGGCGCCCACCACCCCCATCAAAGACGgcctgcagcagcagcaacagggcAACGCGGCCTTCGCCACCATCTCCGAGGAGGAGCGCCACAAGGTCCAGCTCCAATCCATCAG TGCATCATTGGCATCGCTGACACGGGAGACAGGACCAAAGGTGGTGAAGGGTGATCCAGCCAGGAAGCTGGATGCGCCCAAGGTCACTGCCGAGCACCACCACTACATCACCCCAACCATCAGCATCAGCGACAGTGCACTCAAGTTCACCCATGTCCTCTACAATCTTTCCCCAGCTG AACTGTATGAGCAAGCTATAAAATATGAGAAGGGTTCGTTCATAACATCGACAGGGGCACTGGCTACCTTGTCTGGTGCAAAGACAGGTCGCTCCCCGAGGGACAAACGGGTCGTCAAGGATGAAACTATAGCTGAGGAGCTTTGGTGGGGGAA GGGCTCACCGAATATTGAGATGGATGAGCATACTTTCCTGGTGAACAGAGAGAGGGCTGTTGATTACCTCAACTCTCTGGACAAG GTTTTTGTGAATGATCAATTTCTGAACTGGGATCCTGAACATCGGATTAAAGTTAGAATCGTCTCTGCAAGGGCCTACCATTCCCTATTCATGCACAACAT GTGCATCCGTCCCACGCCTGAAGAACTGGAGAATTTTGGTACTCCGGACTTCACAATTTACAATGCTGGACAGTTTCCATGTAATCGTTACACACACTACATGACATCCTCGACCAGCATTGACCTTAACCTTGCTAGGAGGGAAATGGTAATCCTCGGCACGCAGTATGCCGGGGAGATGAAGAAGGGTTTATTCAGTGTGATGCACTATCTCATGCCTAAAAGACAAATCCTTTCCCTGCATTCTGGCTGCAATATGGGCAAAGATGGTGATGTTGCCCTCTTCTTTGGACTATCAG GCACTGGGAAGACCACTCTATCTACGGATCATAATAGGCTGCTTATCGGCGATGACGAGCACTGCTGGAGCGAAAATGGTATCTCAAACATTGAAGGTGGTTGTTATGCAAAATGTATCGACCTCTCAAAGGAGAAGGAACCTGACATCTGGAATGCCATTAAATTTGGAACCG TGCTGGAAAATGTGGTATTCGATGAGCACACTCAGGAGGTAGACTACACTGATAAGTCTGTCACAG AGAACACCCGAGCTTCCTATCCAATTGAGTACATACCTAATGCGAAGATACCATGCGTTGGTCCACAGCCGAAAAATGTCATCCTCTTGGCATGTGATGCTTTTGGCGTGCTTCCACCTGTTAGCAAGCTCAGCCTGCCTCAGACCATGTACCATTTCATCAGTGGCTACACTGCTCTG GTGGCTGGTACAGAGGACGGCATCAAGGAACCTCAGGCGACATTCTCAGCTTGCTTTGGGGCAGCCTTCATTATGCTTCACCCTACTAAGTATGCAGCTATGCTGGCCGAGAAAATGCAGAAACATGGTGCCACAGGGTGGCTTGTGAACACTGGTTGGTCAGGTGGAAG ATATGGTGTTGGCAACCGCATCAAGCTGGGATACACAAGGAAAATCATCGATGCCATACACTCTGGCAGCCTCCTCAAGGCAAACTACAAAAGGACTCAAGTGTTTGGTTTGGAGATACCCACTGAGATCGAAGGTGTTCCTTCGGGGATTTTAGACCCAATTAACACG TGGGGAGACAAGGAAGGCTATAaggagactttgctaaagctgggTAGCCTATTCAAGAAGAACTTTGAGGTGTTTGCCAACTACAAGATCGGTCAAGATGGAAAACTGACTGAGGAAATTCTTGCTGCAGGGCCAAACTTCTGA
- the LOC135584752 gene encoding probable beta-1,4-xylosyltransferase IRX9H — protein sequence MASVRRTLTAANNIDDDRSLHTQTLPYRNTGRHHPLASSSSSSSSSSSPSYSFLAVRRIFAGGFLRKSSRGKLPAPPPQRHHPWKRNLFRLFVFFLLGFLFGLYPFVELDDFGLRPHHFFDSSSASIISSNNLPRRDLAAVLRSGPSEIELVRSDDGNRHSEAEPPPNDHPEPTPKRKLLIVVTPTYNRAFQSYYLTRLGQTLRLVPPPLLWIVVEMNSASMETAEILMGTGAMYRHLVCKKNSTNIKDRGVLQRNTALEHIERHRLDGIVYFADDDNIYSLELFERLREIRRFGVWPVAMLSQGKNKAILEGPVCNGSQVIGWHTNEKSKRLRRFHVDMSGFAFNSTILWDHKRWHRPNSDAIRQLDTVKEGFQETTFIEQIVEDESQMEGLPNDCPRIMNWHLHLEAKDLVYPKGWQVSRNLDSIIRLT from the exons ATGGCGTCCGTCCGTCGAACTCTCACGGCGGCCAACAACATCGACGACGATCGATCCTTACACACTCAAACCCTCCCTTATCGTAACACTGGCCGCCATCACCCCCTcgcttcttcttcctcgtcctcctcttcttcgtcttctccttCCTACTCTTTCCTCGCGGTGCGCCGGATCTTCGCCGGCGGATTCCTCCGGAAGTCCTCCCGTGGCAAGCTGCCGGCGCCGCCGCCGCAGCGCCACCATCCGTGGAAGAGGAACCTCTTTCGCttgttcgtcttcttcctcctcggctTCCTGTTCGGACTTTACCCGTTCGTCGAGCTCGATGACTTTGGCTTGCGGCCCCACCACttcttcgattcctcctccgcttCCATTATCAGTAGCAACAACCTTCCGCGCCGTGATCTCGCCGCGGTCCTCCGCTCTGGACCCAGCGAGATCGAGCTCGTGCGATCCGACGACGGCAACCGGCACTCGGAAGCGGAGCCCCCGCCGAATGATCACCCGGAGCCCACGCCCAAGAGGAAGCTGCTGATCGTCGTGACCCCCACGTACAACCGCGCCTTCCAGAGCTACTACTTGACCCGGCTGGGCCAGACGCTGCGGCTCGTGCCGCCGCCCCTCCTCTGGATCGTGGTGGAGATGAACTCTGCCTCTATGGAGACGGCGGAGATTCTCATGGGCACCGGCGCCATGTACAGGCATCTCGTTTGCAAGAAGAACTCGACTAACATCAAGGACAGAGGCGTCCTCCAGCGGAACACCGCGCTCGAGCACATCGAGCGGCATCGTCTGGATGGGATCGTGTACTTTGCCGACGACGACAACATCTACTCACTCGAGTTGTTCGAGCGATTGAGAGAGATCAG GAGATTTGGTGTTTGGCCTGTTGCAATGCTTTCTCAAGGCAAAAATAAGGCGATACTAGAAGGCCCAGTTTGCAATGGAAGCCAAGTAATTGGATGGCACACTAATGAGAAAAGCAAGAGACTTAGGAGATTTCATGTTGATATGTCTGGATTTGCATTCAATAGCACCATACTTTGGGACCACAAGAGATGGCATCGTCCAAACTCAGATGCCATTAGGCAACTAGACACGGTGAAAGAAGGTTTTCAG GAGACCACATTCATAGAGCAGATAGTAGAGGATGAAAGTCAAATGGAAGGCTTACCAAATGATTGCCCGAGAATCATGAATTGGCACCTCCATTTAGAAGCTAAAGATCTTGTTTACCCTAAAGGGTGGCAAGTGTCAAGAAACCTTGATTCTATTATTCGCTTAACATAG